The nucleotide window TGCAACTCTCCTCCTACCCCCGAAAAAGTACAGTATTTGTTCCCAATTTCTGATAAATATTGAAATGCAATTCCTCTTTGCAGAACTCTTTTTTTTAGGCAGGAGGAAAGCAAATGAGAATATTTTTGGAGGCACCTAGCTTCTAGGAAAGTGTAGAGCCCAGTTCTATAGTCCAGACACTGAATTGTATGTAGCCTTCTTCAATGTTCTGTCTCAGAGCTGTTTGGCTTAAATTATTGACAAAGACCATGCTAACTTGTTAAATTTTGTGAATGTAGCCCCTTCCAGGTAAGTTGTCTCTTATCCTCTCATGGAAAACCCCGGAAAGCTTGGCTCATTTGTGTTTATGAACTCAGGTTTTTCAGAATAGACATCATTGGAGCTTGGATTCAACCTATAATAAATCTTTATTactattaaaaatttcttttcacaTCTGATGTTTGGGGGCGGTGATTTCCCTGTGTGTAGTGTTGGCCTTCTAACAgccttttttccaatttttttcttttttaaaaatgcctcaAGAAACTGAGCATCGGAAATTTTTGCTGTGCACAAAGGGGTTGTTTCGATAGGCACCATGAAGTATTGAGTGTTAACACTAGTTTGTGCTTTGTTCCCCCTTTCTCTTGAGTTGCCTTCTGGTTTCATAAGTCTTTTATAATGATTGGAAAGAATTTTTTAGTAAACCACTTTATagttttgtgggggttttttaTGTGTCTGGTTTAAAAACAcataagatctaccctcttaatagctttttaaaagaatgtatttttgttctttatttttgactatgctgggtcgtCGTTGTTGCTAGGTGCCAGCTTTTTCTGGTTTCCTCCAGCAGGGGTGGCCTCTCGGTGGGGTGGCttgtcttgtttcagagcacagactctaggtgtGCCCTTCCGATCCGgcggcttagttgccctgaggcatgtgggatcttccctgatcagggatggaatcaGTAACCCcagcattgcaaagcagattccaaaccactggaccaacagggaagccctcttaataGATTTTTAAGTGTCCTGTACCCTAATAAACTATAAGCACACATCTCCAGAAGTTTTCATCTTGTTTGAAACTTTGTACTCATTGAACAGCAAACATtttcccctctcccagcccctgacaaccaccattttactttttgcttcagactttgactattttagatacttTATGTGAGTAGAGTCATGCAgtgtttgtccttctgtgaccgGGTAATTTTATTCatcataatgtcctcaaggttcatccatgttttagTGTAtaacaggatttctttttttttaatggctgaataatattctattgtgtagcACATTTGTATCCATTCCTCTGTGAATGAGTTATAAAGTTTTGCCATTTCTCTGAATAAGTAAGTCTGGTAGTATATGCAGTGCTTGCTGTTGTTTAACAAAGATAAGCAGTACAGACTCGGAATGAGATACCGATTGATGGATTTTATGTATTTGAACTCACACCCCTAGATATCTGTGGAAGCCGAAACAGTTGTGTTTCCTGTGTTGATGGTAATGCTACCTGCTTTTGGATAGAATGTAAAGGTAAGATATCTTTGGGTTTGCTTTAATTTTGAGAATGCTGTATTGTTTTgttctaacattttaaaaaattgctgcaAGGTATTCTTTGAACATTTGGAAATGTAAAACATTTAGGATGGTGGGCACTGTTTGTTTAGCAAATCAaatacttttcctttaaaatatcagTTGCTTAATATTCCCCCTAAAATCTTTTGTTGTCTCCCATGCTCCCCCCTTTAATTTCTTAGGCTTGATAATTAAGTCTCAATAgctttaaaaggaagagaaattttaGACCTTTGTGGTTAGGTTAAGTGTACTAGTACACTGAAATTAGCCATGAAAGAAAGTTATGGGATTTTCCCCTGAAAACTGTTGCCCTGAAAAATGTTTGAACCATATTTATCTTCTGCAAATGTAAGatggttgaatttttttcttattggtaAAATAATCTCTCAGGTTTCCTTTTTATGTAAAGAAAAATCCAAAGCTACATGGTATTAAACTTTGTTATTCTTCATTGAAAATTTTAAGAGTTCTGGAAATTATATCAGTATGTAAGAAAGTTTAAAAACCTCTTAAAAATAAGGAATTAGCCTAAGTTTgaatttaattaacttttttgTTATATAAGGGTCACTTTTCTTTAGGTCATAAAATGGAATTTAAGAGTGTGCCCCTCCCCTCTTGTATGACAGGATCAGCAAGTTCTGGAGATTGGATGCCTTGCCATTGAATATGTTGGGGAAAACTTTCTCTTACTCTTGCTACACATCTTCCCATCCAGGAAAGCAGTTTTAGAAAGTGTAGAAGACTAAAGCAGAGGTCTGGAACAGAGCTGCTGCTCTGGGGCACCTCCCATGTTTACTAAGCCTGTATTAGTTTCTAAGCACTTCTCCCTACTGACTCAGCCCTCTTGTGAATTCTAGCAACCTTCGTTATACCACAGTTCTGAGGTCTGTGTGTTTCTGACTTATCTGTTCAGTATATTCATGTGGATTTTAGAAGGATGTTTGGAGAGATCCTGTGTAGTATTTaaaacaatggggaaaagataataATGGAGTATTTGTGAACTTCTAGAGAGTTTGTACTTGAGTTCTATTTTGGGGAGGAACTCTGGAGCATAGTAACAAAGTCAGAGATAACATAAGTGAGTAAttgatactctttttttttccttcatcccaCACCACCCTCACTCCCCATTAACAGGTAAAAGCTACTGTTCAGATAATTCAACAGCTGGTGATTGCAAGGTGGTGAACACCACAGGATTCTGTTCTGGTAAGTGTTCACTTTGGTATCTGAGAAGAGGAGATGAGGAAGATCATTGCCTTAGGAAACCTTATTTCAATATTTGGTTTGAAGCATTTCCATAATTCTATCTTGTAAGAAATCTGGATCTGAATAGCATATTCATACTTATTGCATTGAAGCTTGATTTAGTCGTTTGGTGGTACATAATGTGGAATGCTATAAGTACAGATATCTGTTtctctactttatttttctttaacctcTTCCAGATACTCACTGAATTTTAGACCCTCTCTATTTGCTGCATTTTACAGGCATGAACAATATTGTTCTGTCACTTTCTTTATTATGGTACTGGTGATTATCACAGTCAGCTTAGTTTGTGCTGTGATTAAATGAATCCCTGCTTTATTCATCCGATTTCTGTATTTTAGTTTGAGAAACTTGATGGTTTAATCTTTCATCTTTGCCCAGGAAATAGTTAAAATTCCTGGATGAAAGCTGGTTTTTCTAAAAAGATTATAAATTAATGGGAAAGTCAAATTCCTAATTTggtatattaataattaaatagaATAAAAGATTTTTCTGCAGTAAATAACTTTCAAGTCTACCTGTAACTAGTTTCAGTAGtcattttcccttcccttccctcaccCCAACTTGAACTTTCTAACTGAAATTTTCCTTAGAATGAGATCAGTTATACCCTACATAGAGTCCCTAATATGGTTTAGgtggtaaatgaatgaatagtttaagtatttaatgtaattatatgATAATATTGCTTAGAAATAagagtataaaattttaaaatatgttaaggaAAATGGTTTAATTGATAAGATTAATTTGGCTCTCATTAAAGGAAATCTGGGCTTGAGTGGAGCTAGCAGGCTAGAGTAGAATCTGCAATCATTAGAGTCCCAGGCTCTTTCTATGCTTTTACTGTGTCATTCCTCAGAAATGGCTTTGCCCTTATTGTCCAAGGTGAATGCTCATGTTCCAGCCATCAGAATGGTTTTTCTGCcaacaggaagaggaaaggaaagtgagAGACCTGTGTCTACCTTACGGATGCTTTCTAGCAGTTACACATGGCTACCTAGCTGCAGGGGAGACTAAGAAATGTTTTTGCAGGGGAGGGTGTCACTAAAAATCGGTCCTGTTTCTAAAGAATGGAGGACCGGTATTGGGACAGCAACTGTCTGTCTCCTCCATAGGTGgtactaaaatgaaaaaaattgtaaaagtaCTCAAATGACTGCAGGTTGGGAAACAGTGTTATAGATTATGGTATTTTAGCAGCTTAGATTGTGATATTTTAGACAGCTTTGACttacatgtttgttttttaaatagtgcCCACTACCACACCAACGCCAACCAATTCTACAGGTAATACAAGATAATTgactcttttcctcctcctttgagggtttttttaaacttttgttgaTGAGTAACTTTAGTAATTAATACCTAAAAATcattagtttaattttaaaaatgagtagacATATTTAGTCTTGGACTGcaataattacattaatatgTACTGTTTGTGACAGAGACAGATAACGGTAGtgtttcatgttcattgaatctgAACAGATTTGTTGTAGTTTTGTACATTGAGTTTGAAAACTGCGTTTTGTGGATTTTGTGGAACTCTTAAGGAAATATAGaagcctaaaggaaattaatttttgtCATCCATAGGTATACTAAAATGTCTTCAGTTCTTTCAGAACtaactaaatatatttatatctatagatTCCTAATAAATACACTTACTAGGAAATTGGTTGACATGCCCATGCACATTTGAATTGCCTTCGTACTGCACACGTAGTTGTATGCACTTTACTCAGCTACTCCTAGTTGGATAGGTCATCTTTCATTCTCTGTGCAGTGAATATCTTACAGGAAAATACTTGCTGTCAGCTCTGGTAGGATTGATTCAAACAGCATTCTGGGTCAGAGGATATGATAATCTTAAGGCTCTTAATACTGATTGCTTTCCAGAAACCGGAAAGTTTTTAACCACACCTTCAAcagcattccctggtggctcaactggtaaagaatccgcctgcaatgcgggagacctggctttgagccctgggttgagaacatccctggagaagggaacggctacccactccagtattctggcctggagaattccatggactgtacagtccatggggttgcaaaggagtcgaacacaactgagtgactttgacttcacttcaACAGCATTAAATATTATCTCCTTGTATAAATTTTTACCAGTTTAATAGAGTaaataaaaacatctactccaGGACAAGTACTAGGTTAGAAGATAGGGATATAGGAACAGAAGTAAGATAGTATTTTGTCTCTTGTAGGAACTATGAGAGGTCAGGAAGCACAGTGTGTTGGGGTATTTGTGGGAAGGTGTGTGTGTTGAGTAATATGTGGTGACAACTTCCTGGAGATGCTGACAGACTAAGTCTTGAAGTTACCTGGTAAAATAAGAGGAGAACTTCCCAAGTAGAGCGGGGCAGACAGCACATGTGAAGGAGAGGTGAAAGAGTGTAATATAATAAAGTCAGGGAATTGCATTTGGAGTATCCAGTAACAAGATGAGAACAAACACAACAATCAACAGGTCAAGAGCCAGACTGAGAAGTGCCATTGTATGCCTTGCTGGTATGTTTGAACCATGTAGATCATACGATGAGATTTGCATTATAATAACTTATTCTGTGTAGAGAGGCTTTTGGAAAGAGGCAGGATTGAACACAGATGGGGTATTCTGTTGTGGTAATTCTAgagaactgtttttaaaaatgagggcaACTTCTACAAGTATCTAAAAATTAAACCTCATAGCTCTGTCTTCATTGATTATGTAGTGGCTTCTAGTGCTTCTGAGATTGAAACCAgtgcaaattaaaaaataatttttttgccaTGTTCAGAGGGTGAATAGTGAGACACAAATGGCAAATTTGCGAATTTTTTCTCCTAGTGTTGTCAGACAAAATTAGCAATGGTATTTTAgtattgtaaaggatttgatacATGTTTAAgttataaagtatatttttttgTGGTTTCACAAAAGGTACAAGCAAGGAAAACTTTGAACAGATTATGAGTCTTAAAATAACCATACCCTCTAATCTAGGAAATCTGTATAAGAATCCGTCCTATCAGAGAGGAGATCACATATTTCCCTGTGAGATGTTCATAGCTTGGAGAAATGAAAGATGACCTAACTGTCCAACCAAGAGTGGGACCACAGTGCTTATTACAATGACAGAGAAAGGAGTACAAATAAGTGTGTGCACATATCGTAGTGTTTACTAATGTTTATTGGTAGTATTGATACTGTCTGAAGTCTCTTTTAACATAGTGCTGTAGTTCCTAAAATGTATTTACATTCAAACTTATTCTTCCCATGAGTGTGCATTTCTTTAGAGACACCAGCAGATAATTATTTGAACTCATGTGCTACAGTAGAGGAGAGCTTACCCTTGGGCTCTTAACATCATTTAGATGAGGGAAATTAGGGCCTTAGGGCACCTgttcttctaaataaaattttttggaacacagccatgtggATTCATCTGCTTGTTGTCTTTGGCTGCTTGTGTATTACACAGTGCACAAAGTCTAAAATGTTTATTGTCTGCCTCGTTAAGAAGTTTGCCAAACCCCTGAAATGAAGAAGATAAATCTTGATATCTACTTTAAGAAATACTGAATTGTATTTGTTTCTTACCATGACTTACTAAGTTAATGGGTTTTGTCTTAGAAGCAGGATTATTGAGAAAGAACCAATAGTTCCCTCACCTAAATTCTTGCCCACCTGTGTGTCTTTTTGCAAACTGTATCCaggtatatatataaatttttatatatgtacatagatGCTAACATAGATACAACTTTATGATTGCTTAATGTTTTAGAATACACTTCAAAGCTAATGTTCTGAATGTGCAGATATGTTAGTAAACCATTAACTGAGATTTGGCCTTTATTCTGTTAAAAAACAACTGGAAGCATGTTGAAGTGgtagttatgtttttaaaagatagatgCTAGATAATTGagaaatttaagtttttaatacaTTTCATTTGCATTCCAGCTAAAACCACAACTCTGCCCTCCACTACTACAACTTCCACCACAGCTACTACGTCAGGTAATTGTGGGTTTTAAAACTAAGTGAAATAGGATGTGTGTGCAGTGTTAGCTTTTACTATTTGTTATCATGTtccaattttattcttaaatagtTAAGAACTGAAATTCATCTCTTAGATTTGGAAGACCAAGGTAGCAGGCTGTTAAAACAATAAGGATAGGTTTGCTGAGGGTCctctaatacattttaaaattgtaatcacATTTGGTGTGACATGTTAGAATTAAATAGTAACGGTTTTCCAAAACCCTTTTAGTACAATCTGTAGGTAAAATCTAATTTCTTATAACTTAGAAATTAAATACTGATTTCTGTTGGAGATTGGTTGTGTGCTGTATTAGACTGTGTCAATTTGAAGATAATATAGCCATCCTTTTTACTTTTAGGTAATACTGAAAATTTTGATTCTGTGCATTTTTTTGGCTTTATTaagattatttttgtaattttaaaacctGTAATCAAATTTTCATTTACCttttataaatttagaaaaatgcaaagtatgaattttaaacacaaatattaatatttattctagCAATTAACTAAGATATGTAGTCTGAAGAAACTGCAAATTTTAAAAGTGCTTAATATGTTCATAGGGCATAATGTGCCAAGAgaataaattttccttttcatatttgaaattatattaGCACCATTGACCACTTGATGTTGTTGGATAGAATGAAGAGTGGGATTGATAAATGGTTGTCTTCCTCAATTAGGAAGCTGTTGACACAAGAGGAAATACTTTATAGAAACACATGACAAAAAGCCTCAGATGAGTCTTGAAATTATCATAGAGGATCATGAGACTTACTGAGTATCTTACTAAGTATTGTTAtttcttttatctcatttaaccagGTACAACTAATACCACTTTATCTCCAACTGTACAACCTATGCGGAAGTCTACCTTTGATGCAGCCAGTTTCATTGGAGGAATTGTCCTTGTCTTGGGTGTGCaggctgtaattttctttctgtataaATTCTGCAAATCTAAAGAACGAAACTACCACACTCTGTAAAGAGACCCACTAAATTAACAAGGACTGGCGTGTAACTCACTGAAACCAAAATATTATCTTTCAAGATGTCCCACATGGAAGACGCTATTCTAGGatctttaatttttcaaaggATGCGTATAGGAGCATCACCCTTGAagaagaatcagttcagtcactttgCTCAACGGGCCTATTTAAAGTACGCTGCATGAGTCCTTGTGGCTGTCTTTCATTTTACATGGCTGCTGCTGTGGGATTGTGTTCTCTCTGCTTGACATGCCAAATGTAACTGTAAGTGATGGAAAACATTGTCCTGCGCAGACAACCTCATGACTCTTTTGGCAATTTAAATGTAGTCGTTTTAAGCCTGAAAGCTGCATTATTTTCATCCTAACTCAGGATGTAGTTTAGTGACCAGAATTGAGAAGAATGTGCCAAATGAGCATCAATCAGGTGGATTTTTGGCTATCATTTCAAAAGTGGAATAAATTTATAAGTTTAGTACCCTTAG belongs to Bubalus kerabau isolate K-KA32 ecotype Philippines breed swamp buffalo chromosome 9, PCC_UOA_SB_1v2, whole genome shotgun sequence and includes:
- the CD164 gene encoding sialomucin core protein 24 isoform X1, whose product is MSGLSRPLLLAVGCLAALCVITAAGNTTVAPNVTTASSPPPTTTTVPVSPTTLPPPPVTTPAPDICGSRNSCVSCVDGNATCFWIECKGKSYCSDNSTAGDCKVVNTTGFCSVPTTTPTPTNSTAKTTTLPSTTTTSTTATTSGTTNTTLSPTVQPMRKSTFDAASFIGGIVLVLGVQAVIFFLYKFCKSKERNYHTL
- the CD164 gene encoding sialomucin core protein 24 isoform X2, coding for MSGLSRPLLLAVGCLAALCVITAAGNTTVAPNVTTASSPPPTTTTVPVSPTTLPPPPVTTPAPDICGSRNSCVSCVDGNATCFWIECKGKSYCSDNSTAGDCKVVNTTGFCSAKTTTLPSTTTTSTTATTSGTTNTTLSPTVQPMRKSTFDAASFIGGIVLVLGVQAVIFFLYKFCKSKERNYHTL